One stretch of Segatella copri DNA includes these proteins:
- a CDS encoding FimB/Mfa2 family fimbrial subunit, which produces MKAKRRFNIWLWVLVCVPCLLASCDHDVHDDKEESGLSVSLTWADEADQGTEVKDVKLWIFNANDGSLVEEKQYGSAQEVASQRFALPEGHYQILAITNLIEPFFTTDQTRSLTNWNNILIGLTNPKDVKHNAYFGVADVKIDNKEGSYVVQTPIKSVLAELIIIIENIPKGTEMSGKVLDCAGCLFPTLKNSDGDYGLPSIEPTEVELPTLLATESTLKSEVIRLMPTIQGSPASHIYLRLQLPDKTLQEFDITAPKMNVGGKYELRFKYEEMQPKMNLEATINGWTNLNNEVETK; this is translated from the coding sequence ATGAAAGCAAAAAGAAGATTTAATATTTGGTTATGGGTGCTGGTATGCGTCCCATGCCTGTTGGCAAGTTGCGACCATGATGTTCATGATGACAAGGAAGAAAGCGGCTTGTCGGTATCGCTCACTTGGGCAGATGAAGCTGACCAAGGCACGGAAGTGAAGGATGTGAAACTCTGGATATTCAATGCCAATGACGGCTCGCTTGTAGAGGAAAAACAATATGGCAGTGCACAGGAGGTGGCAAGCCAACGCTTCGCTCTTCCTGAAGGGCATTATCAGATATTGGCTATTACCAATCTCATAGAGCCATTCTTCACCACTGACCAGACCCGGTCTTTGACCAACTGGAACAATATTCTGATAGGTTTGACCAATCCTAAAGATGTGAAGCATAATGCCTATTTCGGAGTTGCCGATGTGAAGATAGATAACAAGGAAGGCAGCTATGTGGTGCAAACCCCTATAAAGAGCGTGCTTGCCGAACTGATCATCATCATCGAGAACATACCGAAAGGCACAGAGATGAGTGGCAAGGTGTTGGATTGTGCCGGGTGCCTGTTCCCAACACTGAAGAACAGTGATGGAGACTACGGTTTGCCGAGCATAGAGCCAACGGAAGTGGAACTCCCTACCCTCCTGGCTACGGAATCAACCCTGAAATCGGAAGTCATCCGACTGATGCCAACCATACAGGGAAGCCCCGCCTCTCATATTTATCTCCGACTACAGCTCCCAGACAAGACCTTGCAGGAGTTTGACATCACTGCTCCTAAGATGAATGTTGGTGGAAAGTATGAGCTAAGGTTCAAGTACGAAGAAATGCAGCCGAAGATGAATCTGGAAGCTACCATCAACGGTTGGACGAACCTCAACAATGAAGTAGAAACCAAATAA
- a CDS encoding DedA family protein, with amino-acid sequence MNTADLFLWILDNLNYWVVTLFMAIESSFVPFPSEVVVPPAAWKAMDPDSGMSFILVIVFATIGANIGALINYYLAKWVGRPIIYRFADSRIGHMCLIDRQKVEVAEEYFRKHGAASTIFGRLVPAVRQLISIPAGLAGMHVGKLLLYTTIGAGIWNTVLATIGWGIYQYTDYKTTQDVYQQALKYSHELGYIILALAVVIVAFLAYKGLKKK; translated from the coding sequence ATGAATACTGCAGATCTTTTTCTTTGGATACTCGACAATTTAAATTACTGGGTAGTAACCCTTTTCATGGCTATCGAGAGTTCATTCGTCCCATTCCCATCAGAGGTGGTTGTTCCACCTGCAGCATGGAAAGCCATGGATCCTGATAGCGGAATGTCGTTTATCCTAGTCATCGTATTTGCCACCATTGGTGCCAATATCGGTGCACTTATCAACTATTATTTAGCTAAATGGGTAGGCCGCCCTATCATCTACCGTTTTGCCGACAGCCGCATCGGACATATGTGCCTGATAGACCGCCAAAAGGTAGAAGTTGCAGAAGAGTATTTCCGCAAGCATGGAGCCGCATCCACTATTTTTGGGCGCCTGGTACCAGCTGTTCGCCAGTTAATCAGCATTCCAGCCGGTTTGGCAGGTATGCATGTAGGCAAACTCTTGCTCTATACCACAATCGGTGCTGGCATCTGGAATACAGTTTTAGCAACCATCGGTTGGGGTATTTACCAATATACAGACTATAAAACAACTCAAGATGTATATCAGCAGGCATTAAAGTATAGTCATGAGCTCGGTTACATCATCTTGGCTCTTGCCGTTGTTATTGTAGCGTTCCTTGCATACAAGGGGCTCAAGAAGAAATAA
- a CDS encoding fimbrillin family protein → MKKMTKFFALALLAGAMVSCSTEDTAPTTANGKVAVQFTGGISVNTRASGTTWDNGDRIGITDIDNDTQYGNVPFILKNGKFEAEGKVIYIEDAKPHTFRAYYPYNAAGGILTATTDATAQQNQPAIDFLFASGATGDKSSPVVSFTDKTYKGGEDNSFHHRMSRITLTFEAGDGVDFSVVKPERYKLDGLLLTGTFNTADGIATADNGAQTGELSMNLADGNLTSSVILFPQTVASLPLVVNYKGQEYPATLTVPEGALLTGNNYTYTVKVSNKVLEVSEATIAKWNDIDGGEVDADL, encoded by the coding sequence ATGAAAAAGATGACGAAGTTTTTCGCCCTTGCACTCTTAGCAGGTGCAATGGTTTCATGCAGTACAGAAGATACAGCTCCTACAACAGCAAATGGTAAGGTAGCCGTGCAGTTTACTGGTGGTATCAGCGTAAACACCCGTGCCAGCGGAACCACTTGGGACAACGGTGACCGTATCGGCATCACCGATATCGACAACGATACCCAGTACGGCAACGTGCCTTTCATCCTGAAGAACGGGAAATTTGAGGCAGAAGGAAAGGTCATCTATATCGAAGATGCAAAGCCCCATACTTTCCGCGCCTACTATCCGTACAACGCGGCGGGAGGCATCCTCACAGCCACGACCGATGCCACGGCGCAGCAGAACCAGCCTGCCATCGACTTTCTCTTTGCTTCAGGAGCCACGGGAGACAAAAGCAGCCCGGTGGTGAGCTTTACCGACAAAACCTACAAAGGCGGTGAAGACAACTCCTTCCACCACCGCATGAGCCGGATAACCCTTACCTTCGAGGCGGGCGATGGTGTGGATTTCAGCGTGGTCAAGCCCGAACGTTACAAGCTGGACGGATTGTTACTCACTGGTACGTTCAACACGGCCGACGGTATTGCCACCGCAGACAACGGTGCACAGACCGGAGAACTGTCCATGAATCTGGCAGACGGCAATCTCACGTCATCGGTCATCCTCTTCCCGCAGACAGTTGCATCCCTGCCGTTGGTTGTGAATTACAAAGGTCAGGAATATCCTGCCACACTCACCGTGCCCGAAGGCGCACTGCTGACGGGCAACAACTACACCTATACTGTCAAGGTGAGCAACAAAGTCCTTGAAGTCAGCGAAGCCACCATTGCAAAGTGGAACGATATAGACGGTGGAGAAGTGGATGCTGACCTGTAA